From Triticum urartu cultivar G1812 chromosome 2, Tu2.1, whole genome shotgun sequence, a single genomic window includes:
- the LOC125537689 gene encoding uncharacterized protein LOC125537689, with translation MRIGIDEQDMTTQTQDLSQALVVSDSQFAPSFVEDSQPMARMAPDSEVFESDSLYVPVVLLEPTTAAAAALKLAAAKAKKDSRSNNMKWQPFMSTFVLNKMCELISSGVRTDKGFKEVHLNTVAKQVFEFCGQEVSATQVYNHLRKWRSRWIQVSKLRDLSGASWNENTCSIVLEAEHYAGHVADHPRDVEFLNTPIQNYNQMQHIFSFELATGKHAMGSGEPLGSPMPDFPGTPDVEILDGPDKPAEKPFDKPFDPVDRKRKRGGLMEEEINVFCSMTEAVKEVATTIRECKPLDVHPDLYGAVMTQGGFSDEALMAVLSHLLDNKACWGKWYAVFIGEVPGVYSSWEEANAQVASYSNSNYRGFKTKQAAEQAYSAWVRKHGGSSVDSAKVGAVKMEAAKVDRQFGLKLKNFIIFAQFVTIPVLWRWCARCDHCG, from the exons ATGCGCATCGGCATCGACGAGCAG GACATGACCACGCAGACGCAAGATCTTAGTCAGGCCCTTGTCGTGTCCGACAGCCAGTTTGCTCCATCGTTTGTCGAGGACTCGCAGCCTATGGCCCGGATGGCACCTGATTCAGAGGTGTTCGAGTCTGATTCCCTCTATGTGCCagtagtgctccttgagccaacTACTGCTGCTGCCGCTGCACTCAAGCTAGCAGCAGCAAAGGCAAAGAAGGATAGTAGGTCGAACAACATGAAGTGGCAGCCGTTCATGTCCACGTTCGTGTTGAACAAGATGTGTGAGCTCATCTCTAGTGGAGTTAGGACTGACAAGGGCTTCAAGGAGGTGCACTTGAACACCGTTGCAAAGCAGGTGTTCGAGTTCTGTGGGCAAGAGGTGTCTGCCACCCAGGTGTACAACCACCTGAGGAAGTGGAGAAGTCGATGGATCCAAGTGTCCAAGCTGAGAGACCTTAGTGGCGCCTCATGGAATGAGAACACTTGCTCCATAGTTCTGGAGGCAGAGCACTACGCCGGCCATGTCGCG GACCACCCAAGGGACGTTGAGTTCCTCAACACACCCATCCAGAACTACAACCAGATGCAGCACATCTTCTCCTTCGAGCTGGCAACTGGGAAGCATGCCATGGGCTCGGGGGAGCCTCTTGGTTCTCCCATGCCTGACTTCCCTGGGACCCCGGACGTCGAGATCCTTGATGGCCCTGACAAGCCCGCTGAGAAGCCCTTCGACAAGCCATTTGACCCCGTTGATAGGAAGAGGAAGAGAGGAGGCCTGATGGAGGAGGAGATCAATGTCTTCTGCAGCATGACTGAGGCGGTGAAGGAGGTGGCAACAACCATCAGGGAGTGCAAGCCCCTCGACGTCCACCCTGACCTGTATGGCGCTGTCATGACCCAGGGTGGCTTCAGCGACGAGGCTCTCATGGCAGTTCTCAGCCACCTGCTTGACAACAAGGCCTGTTGG GGCAAGTGGTATGCTGTGTTCATTGGTGAGGTTCCGGGGGTTTATAGTTCATGGGAAGAAGCCAATGCACAAGTGGCATCGTATAGCAACAGCAACTATAGAGGGTTCAAGACTAAGCAGGCAGCAGAACAAGCTTACTCCGCCTGGGTGCGAAAGCACGGAGGCAGCAGTGTCGATAGTGCCAAGGTTGGAGCTGTCAAAATGGAAGCTGCTAAGGTGGATCGTCAGTTCGGCCTGAAGCTGAAGAACTTCATCATCTTCGCCCAGTTCGTCACCATTCCTGTGTTGTGGCGTTGGTGTGCTAGGTGTGATCATTGTGGGTAA